From Prochlorococcus sp. MIT 1223, the proteins below share one genomic window:
- a CDS encoding LL-diaminopimelate aminotransferase, producing the protein MVKVNGNYLKLQAGYLFPEIAKRVAKFSQANPHSNLIRLGIGDVTEPLPKACSFAMKKAIDEMSTPEGFHGYGPEQGYSWLREKISEFDFKKRGCDISAEEIFVSDGSKCDSSNILDIIGDGNRIAVTDPVYPVYVDSNVMAGSTGLANAQGRYDGLIYIPITAENLFIAEIPKESVDLIYLCFPNNPTGAVATKRQLSEWVNYALANKSLILFDAAYEAFIQDETLPHSIYEIDGARDCAVEFRSFSKNAGFTGTRCAYSVIPKSLKGKTQDGRDVDLWSLWNRRQSTKFNGVNYVVQRGAEAVYSHEGCMQVKGLVNFYMENACIIRNNLKEVGYEVFGGENAPYVWIKVPDRMDSWGFFDFLLEKANVVGTPGSGFGSAGEGYFRLSAFNTRDNVEMAMERISSLK; encoded by the coding sequence GTGGTTAAGGTAAACGGAAATTATTTAAAACTGCAAGCAGGTTATCTTTTCCCTGAGATAGCTAAGCGGGTTGCGAAATTTTCTCAAGCCAATCCACACTCAAACTTAATTCGTCTTGGGATAGGAGATGTTACAGAACCTCTTCCTAAAGCATGTTCCTTTGCGATGAAAAAAGCTATTGATGAAATGAGCACCCCAGAGGGGTTCCATGGATATGGACCAGAACAGGGTTATTCATGGTTAAGGGAGAAGATTTCAGAATTTGATTTTAAAAAAAGAGGCTGTGACATTAGCGCAGAAGAGATTTTTGTTTCTGATGGATCCAAATGTGATAGCAGTAATATCCTTGATATCATTGGAGATGGTAATCGAATTGCAGTCACTGACCCTGTTTATCCCGTATATGTAGATAGCAATGTAATGGCTGGGAGCACTGGTCTTGCAAATGCTCAAGGTCGTTATGATGGTCTGATTTATATACCTATCACAGCTGAAAATTTATTTATAGCAGAGATACCCAAAGAAAGTGTTGATTTGATCTATCTATGTTTTCCCAATAATCCAACTGGTGCTGTCGCTACTAAAAGACAACTGAGTGAATGGGTGAATTATGCGCTCGCAAATAAATCGTTGATTCTGTTTGATGCTGCTTATGAAGCTTTTATTCAGGATGAGACTTTGCCACATTCGATTTATGAAATAGATGGTGCAAGGGATTGTGCGGTTGAATTTCGTTCCTTTTCGAAAAATGCTGGATTTACTGGAACAAGATGTGCATACTCGGTAATTCCGAAATCTTTAAAAGGCAAGACACAAGATGGACGTGATGTTGACTTGTGGTCTTTATGGAATCGCAGGCAGAGTACAAAATTCAATGGAGTAAATTATGTTGTACAAAGGGGTGCCGAAGCAGTTTATTCGCATGAAGGTTGTATGCAAGTCAAAGGTTTGGTGAATTTTTATATGGAAAATGCATGCATTATTCGAAATAATTTAAAAGAAGTTGGTTATGAAGTGTTTGGTGGTGAGAATGCTCCTTATGTATGGATAAAGGTTCCTGATCGAATGGATTCGTGGGGATTTTTTGATTTTCTTTTAGAGAAGGCCAATGTTGTTGGAACTCCTGGAAGTGGTTTTGGTTCTGCTGGGGAAGGTTATTTCCGTCTTTCTGCTTTTAATACCAGAGATAATGTAGAAATGGCTATGGAAAGAATATCTTCGCTCAAATGA
- the clpS gene encoding ATP-dependent Clp protease adapter ClpS, which produces MSDKLTSSPGGAAVIERQTERVRKRSPRYKVLLHNDPINSMDYVVNSLREVVPQLSEQDAMAVMLEAHNTGIGLVIVCDLEPAEFYSESLKAKGLTSSIESES; this is translated from the coding sequence ATGTCTGATAAGTTGACTTCTAGTCCAGGTGGAGCGGCTGTAATAGAAAGGCAAACTGAGAGAGTAAGGAAGAGATCTCCTAGATATAAGGTTTTACTGCATAATGACCCAATTAACTCTATGGACTATGTTGTCAATTCATTGAGAGAGGTTGTTCCTCAATTGAGTGAGCAAGACGCAATGGCTGTCATGCTAGAAGCTCATAACACGGGTATTGGCTTAGTAATAGTTTGTGATTTAGAACCTGCTGAGTTTTATTCTGAGTCTTTAAAAGCAAAGGGTTTGACGAGTTCAATTGAGTCGGAGAGTTAA
- a CDS encoding CPBP family intramembrane glutamic endopeptidase, which produces MLYSLWNKWLTQRYRWIPSISLVPSLYFLGWLLVKPFDIYILNLTNEDISLIGTLITFLAFTLILPSWVKTRWSSLSPWNALGLKNIINIRELFFLFRGLFFAFLGIALLILIMYFSKWFDGFSKVKIEIILDAIFIGTIVGIAEELIFRGWLLGEVSYLLGEKWANVLQGIIFSLAHIRSSLNTNEPLLIYIGLLLFGILLSFRRSLDKGSLWGAIGLHGGLVGGWFLIDNGLINFSQHSPLWLFGVGQSNLNPIGGVGSIVFMLIVLIYQRKDLERF; this is translated from the coding sequence TTGCTTTATTCTCTCTGGAATAAATGGTTAACTCAACGTTACCGTTGGATACCCAGTATTTCTTTAGTTCCATCTTTATACTTTTTAGGCTGGTTATTAGTTAAGCCTTTTGATATATATATTTTAAATTTGACAAATGAAGATATTTCTTTAATAGGGACATTAATCACTTTTCTTGCATTTACATTAATTCTTCCAAGCTGGGTGAAAACTAGATGGTCTAGTTTAAGCCCATGGAATGCATTAGGTTTAAAGAATATAATAAACATTAGAGAATTATTTTTTTTATTTAGAGGATTATTTTTTGCTTTTCTAGGAATAGCTTTGCTTATATTGATAATGTACTTCAGTAAATGGTTTGACGGCTTTTCAAAAGTAAAAATAGAAATTATACTTGATGCTATTTTTATTGGCACCATTGTGGGAATTGCAGAAGAATTAATTTTTAGAGGGTGGTTATTAGGCGAGGTAAGTTATTTGCTGGGAGAAAAGTGGGCTAATGTATTGCAGGGAATAATATTTAGCTTGGCACATATAAGATCAAGCCTGAATACCAACGAACCTCTTCTGATTTACATTGGTTTATTGCTCTTTGGAATTCTTCTTTCTTTTAGACGTTCTCTTGATAAAGGATCTTTATGGGGAGCAATTGGCCTTCATGGAGGCTTAGTTGGAGGGTGGTTCTTGATAGATAATGGTTTGATTAATTTTTCTCAGCACTCACCATTGTGGTTATTTGGGGTTGGTCAATCTAATTTAAATCCTATTGGAGGAGTCGGATCAATTGTTTTTATGCTAATAGTTCTAATATATCAACGCAAAGATTTAGAAAGATTTTGA
- a CDS encoding photosystem II high light acclimation radical SAM protein has product MDKPLNKIKNERVLFIRLPCNPIFPIGPIYLADHLHKCFPDLSQKILDLASIPSLDVTRNLIQTIKDFKPTLLVYSWRDIQIYAPVDGRQGNPLQSSFEAFYSENPIKRIHGALGGIRLMTSHYGELWRNQKLIKKGLKYAKRFSKNARAVVGGGAVSVFYQQLGKTLPKGTIISVGEGELLLEKLLRGQAINDERSFIVGDPPREKLIHEKPNSLLKTACNYSYITSIWPEINWYLEGGDFYIGVQTKRGCPHNCCYCIYTVIEGKKVRINPVEEVVAEMQQLYNLGVRGFWFTDAQFIPARGHIDNAKELLKAIIKAGLNDINWAAYIRADNLDKELAELMVETGMSYFEIGITSGSQELVRKMRMGYNLKTVLRNCQLLADAGFKDQVSVNYSFNVIDERPETIRQTIRYHRELEKIFGIKNVEPAIFFIGLQPHTLLEKYGLEKGLINKGYNPMSMMPWTARKLLWNPEPMGKTFGKICLEAFDTQPNNFGRTVIDLLERDYGSAPLEEALTVSAEHRQNLSKSLR; this is encoded by the coding sequence ATGGATAAGCCATTAAATAAAATTAAAAACGAAAGGGTTCTTTTTATAAGATTACCTTGCAATCCAATATTTCCTATTGGACCAATTTATTTAGCAGATCATTTACATAAGTGTTTCCCTGATTTATCTCAAAAGATTCTTGATCTAGCCTCAATCCCAAGCCTAGATGTAACAAGAAACTTAATACAAACTATTAAAGATTTTAAACCTACATTACTAGTATATTCTTGGAGGGATATACAAATATATGCACCTGTAGATGGAAGACAAGGCAATCCTCTACAGAGTTCCTTTGAGGCTTTCTATTCTGAAAATCCTATAAAAAGAATTCATGGAGCTTTAGGGGGTATAAGATTAATGACTAGTCATTATGGAGAATTATGGCGCAACCAAAAGCTTATCAAGAAAGGTCTTAAATATGCCAAAAGATTCTCCAAGAATGCACGAGCAGTTGTAGGAGGAGGAGCGGTAAGCGTTTTCTATCAACAACTTGGCAAGACACTCCCGAAAGGAACCATAATTTCAGTTGGGGAAGGCGAACTTCTCCTAGAAAAGCTTTTAAGAGGTCAAGCAATTAACGACGAAAGGAGTTTTATAGTTGGCGATCCTCCAAGAGAAAAGTTGATCCATGAGAAACCAAATAGCTTACTAAAGACTGCATGTAATTATTCATATATAACCTCTATATGGCCAGAAATTAACTGGTATTTAGAAGGCGGTGATTTCTACATAGGTGTTCAAACAAAAAGAGGGTGTCCACATAACTGCTGCTATTGTATTTATACCGTTATTGAAGGGAAAAAAGTTCGTATAAATCCTGTAGAAGAAGTAGTGGCAGAAATGCAACAACTTTATAATTTAGGAGTACGTGGCTTTTGGTTTACTGATGCTCAATTTATTCCTGCTCGTGGTCATATAGATAATGCAAAAGAACTTCTCAAAGCAATAATTAAGGCAGGTCTAAATGATATTAATTGGGCTGCATATATTCGTGCAGACAATCTAGATAAAGAACTTGCTGAATTAATGGTAGAGACTGGAATGAGTTACTTTGAAATTGGCATAACATCTGGCTCTCAAGAGTTAGTAAGAAAAATGAGAATGGGATACAACCTAAAAACTGTACTAAGAAACTGCCAATTACTTGCAGATGCTGGTTTTAAAGATCAAGTTTCTGTTAATTACTCATTTAACGTCATAGATGAAAGACCTGAGACTATTCGACAAACAATTAGATACCATAGAGAATTAGAAAAAATTTTTGGAATTAAAAATGTTGAGCCAGCAATATTTTTCATTGGGCTTCAACCTCATACTCTTCTAGAAAAATATGGTCTAGAAAAAGGTTTAATTAATAAAGGGTATAATCCTATGAGCATGATGCCTTGGACAGCTAGAAAATTATTGTGGAATCCTGAGCCTATGGGCAAAACTTTTGGGAAAATTTGTTTAGAAGCATTTGATACACAACCAAACAACTTTGGCAGAACAGTAATAGATTTACTGGAAAGAGATTATGGTTCAGCACCCCTAGAAGAAGCCTTGACAGTTTCGGCTGAACATCGTCAAAATCTTTCTAAATCTTTGCGTTGA
- a CDS encoding DUF3493 domain-containing protein → MSSQTPSPDPKIDPQLREKLLKETRNPFYGPRRILWFIFFAAATLGLFIMLSRVIAGEVVSTNDFGIQAGAFLLFGSLLLFDRRTEKKK, encoded by the coding sequence ATGTCCAGCCAGACTCCTAGCCCTGATCCCAAGATAGATCCTCAATTAAGAGAGAAACTACTTAAAGAGACAAGAAATCCTTTCTATGGGCCTCGTAGAATCCTATGGTTTATTTTTTTTGCTGCTGCAACCTTAGGCTTATTCATTATGTTATCGAGAGTAATTGCTGGAGAAGTTGTTTCAACGAATGATTTTGGTATACAGGCAGGTGCATTTTTATTATTTGGTTCTCTACTTTTGTTTGATCGTCGTACTGAAAAGAAAAAATAA
- the infB gene encoding translation initiation factor IF-2, protein MTSRGKIRIYELSRDLNLDNKDVLDAANKLAISVKSHSSSISDDEAKKIKSFLKSSSTQTKAKSQGSKEILSVKKAPVQVKQSSQLQKDKKKVNTQELANKPSIPKSPLPKPTSKETVSLNQPSIGKGKDQGKQELTKGSVKASKQIGKKNPSEIKPLAPKPREILKPNSELQKTNLPQKNRNIAKSSQNQISNIKSSKQVDSKNQTQIPNAHKPLTKPQLINPPKPKRPQITSLQPKANKPVKQNSADPYRTKIEPDQRKVNPQKNQFRQDKNLNEQNRPSGQKTSGQPTKKNNPPELVGAPIRRERPVDNKNQGPRNSNNRPMRPMSQTRQNGPLRQGLPQGRAGTPTRPGAPSRPGAPNRQGSPSRPGAPNRPGQGRQNRQAGSQGRQGAPQGRQGGPQGRQGAPQGRQGSPQGRQGIPNGMRKPVAPGELMQLQKPSGRPGAAPPRRPDSNSTGQNKPRRADGSKPPANRPTPPTAPKKPFHRPGSSSAPRRARPDWDDSAKLDALKNKTSQKQRQKVHIIGENDDTLTTQTSGFAGEQQATLLSASLARPAKPKGTQKTSSKPTAAVRKRKKETTRQRQRRRAMELRASREAKQVRPEMIIVPDENLTVQELADMLSVESSEIIKSLFFKGITATVTQSLDLSTIETVAEEFGVPVLQDDVEEAAKKTVEMIEDTDLAHLIKRPPVVTVMGHVDHGKTSLLDAIRQARVAAGEAGGITQHIGAYQIEVEHDKKTRKLTFLDTPGHEAFTAMRARGTKVTDVAVLVVAADDGVRPQTLEAISHARAAQVPIVVAINKVDKEGSSPDRVKQELSDQNLIAEEWGGDVVMVPVSAIKGENIDKLLEMILLVSEVEDLQANPERLAKGTVIEAHLDKAKGPVATLLVQNGTLKSGDVIAAGPVLGKVRAMVDENGSRLKLAGPSCPVEALGFNEVPTAGDEFEVYPDEKSARSVVGDRASDARATRLAQQMATRRVSLSGMSSQANEGDLKELNIILKADVQGSIEAILGSLEQLPKDEVQVRVLLSAPGEITETDVDLAAASGAVIVGFNTSMASGAKRAADSSGVDVRDYEVIYKLLEDIQLAMEGLLEPELVEESLGEAEVRAIFTIGRSAVAGCYVINGKLQRNCKVRVKRGNEIVFAGDLDSLKRNKDDVKDVATGFECGLGSDRFSNWKEGDLIEAFKMVTQKRKLNA, encoded by the coding sequence ATGACAAGCAGAGGCAAAATCAGAATCTATGAATTATCTAGGGATTTAAACCTAGATAATAAGGATGTGCTTGATGCGGCCAATAAACTTGCCATTTCTGTAAAAAGTCATAGCAGCTCCATTAGCGATGATGAGGCTAAAAAGATCAAAAGCTTCTTAAAATCAAGCAGCACACAAACCAAGGCGAAGTCACAAGGGAGCAAAGAAATTCTTTCTGTTAAAAAAGCTCCAGTTCAGGTCAAGCAATCCTCACAATTACAAAAAGACAAAAAGAAAGTTAATACTCAAGAATTAGCCAATAAGCCTTCAATACCCAAAAGTCCTTTACCGAAACCAACCTCTAAAGAAACGGTATCTTTAAACCAACCAAGTATTGGCAAAGGTAAAGATCAAGGAAAGCAAGAATTAACCAAAGGTTCTGTCAAAGCAAGTAAGCAAATAGGCAAAAAAAATCCTTCCGAAATAAAGCCTCTTGCCCCAAAACCCAGAGAAATCTTAAAACCAAACTCGGAATTACAAAAAACAAATCTTCCGCAGAAAAATCGAAATATTGCCAAAAGCTCTCAAAATCAAATATCAAATATCAAATCAAGCAAGCAAGTTGATTCAAAGAATCAAACACAAATTCCTAATGCCCATAAACCTCTTACAAAGCCTCAATTAATTAATCCTCCTAAGCCAAAACGTCCTCAAATAACATCACTCCAGCCCAAAGCGAATAAACCAGTTAAGCAAAACAGCGCAGATCCTTACAGAACAAAAATTGAGCCAGATCAAAGGAAAGTCAATCCCCAGAAGAATCAATTTAGGCAAGATAAAAATTTAAACGAACAGAATCGACCATCTGGACAAAAGACTAGTGGTCAGCCTACTAAAAAGAATAATCCTCCAGAACTTGTTGGAGCTCCAATTCGAAGAGAAAGGCCGGTAGATAATAAAAATCAAGGTCCTAGAAATTCGAATAATCGTCCAATGCGTCCAATGTCTCAAACGAGGCAAAATGGCCCCCTCAGGCAAGGTTTGCCTCAAGGAAGGGCAGGAACACCAACTCGACCAGGCGCTCCATCCAGACCTGGTGCGCCCAACAGACAAGGGTCTCCATCCAGACCAGGTGCTCCCAACAGACCTGGTCAAGGAAGACAAAACAGGCAAGCTGGGTCTCAAGGAAGACAGGGTGCTCCTCAAGGAAGGCAAGGAGGTCCTCAGGGTAGACAAGGAGCCCCTCAGGGTAGACAAGGAAGTCCTCAAGGAAGACAAGGCATTCCAAATGGCATGAGAAAGCCTGTGGCTCCAGGTGAATTAATGCAATTACAAAAGCCTTCTGGGCGACCAGGTGCAGCACCTCCTAGGCGACCAGATAGCAATAGTACTGGACAAAACAAACCTAGAAGAGCCGATGGATCTAAGCCACCCGCAAATAGGCCCACTCCACCAACTGCTCCTAAAAAACCCTTCCATAGGCCAGGAAGTAGTAGTGCCCCCAGAAGAGCTCGACCTGACTGGGATGATAGCGCCAAGCTAGATGCTTTAAAGAATAAAACGAGTCAAAAACAAAGGCAAAAAGTTCATATTATCGGTGAAAACGATGACACATTAACAACTCAAACAAGCGGATTTGCTGGCGAACAACAGGCAACTCTTCTTTCTGCAAGTTTAGCTAGGCCTGCGAAACCAAAAGGCACTCAAAAAACTTCCTCTAAACCAACTGCTGCAGTTAGGAAACGTAAAAAAGAAACAACACGCCAACGACAACGAAGACGGGCAATGGAACTTCGCGCCTCACGAGAAGCCAAGCAAGTCAGGCCAGAAATGATCATTGTTCCTGACGAGAACCTAACTGTTCAGGAACTAGCTGACATGCTTAGTGTAGAGAGTTCAGAAATTATCAAATCTCTTTTCTTCAAAGGGATTACAGCCACCGTTACACAATCTCTAGACTTATCCACAATTGAAACTGTTGCAGAAGAGTTTGGAGTACCAGTACTCCAAGACGATGTGGAAGAAGCAGCCAAGAAAACTGTTGAAATGATTGAAGACACCGATCTTGCCCACTTAATAAAGCGACCACCTGTAGTAACTGTTATGGGTCATGTTGATCATGGTAAAACTAGTCTTTTAGATGCTATTCGCCAAGCAAGGGTGGCAGCAGGTGAAGCTGGAGGGATTACACAGCATATTGGCGCATATCAAATAGAAGTAGAGCATGACAAAAAAACAAGAAAACTAACTTTCTTAGACACACCTGGTCATGAAGCTTTTACAGCGATGCGCGCCAGAGGAACAAAAGTTACTGACGTAGCCGTTCTAGTTGTTGCTGCCGATGATGGAGTAAGGCCTCAAACTTTGGAAGCGATTAGTCATGCACGAGCAGCACAAGTTCCAATAGTTGTTGCTATTAATAAAGTTGATAAAGAAGGGTCTTCACCAGATCGAGTAAAGCAAGAACTATCTGATCAAAATCTTATAGCGGAAGAATGGGGAGGAGATGTGGTAATGGTTCCTGTTAGTGCAATTAAAGGAGAAAATATAGACAAGCTTCTTGAGATGATATTACTTGTTAGTGAAGTAGAAGATCTACAAGCTAATCCAGAAAGACTGGCTAAAGGAACTGTTATTGAAGCTCATTTAGACAAAGCCAAAGGGCCAGTAGCAACATTATTAGTTCAAAATGGAACTCTAAAATCTGGGGATGTGATCGCGGCTGGACCAGTACTTGGGAAGGTTCGTGCAATGGTCGATGAGAATGGATCTAGACTTAAACTAGCTGGGCCATCCTGCCCAGTAGAAGCCCTTGGATTCAACGAAGTACCAACTGCAGGAGATGAGTTTGAAGTATATCCAGATGAAAAGTCAGCAAGATCTGTTGTAGGCGATAGAGCTTCTGATGCCAGAGCAACAAGATTGGCTCAACAAATGGCTACACGACGAGTATCACTTTCTGGAATGTCAAGTCAAGCGAATGAAGGGGACTTAAAAGAGTTAAACATAATACTTAAAGCTGACGTTCAAGGAAGTATTGAGGCAATTCTTGGCTCACTAGAACAATTACCAAAAGATGAAGTACAAGTCAGAGTTTTATTATCAGCTCCTGGAGAAATAACAGAAACCGATGTTGATTTAGCAGCTGCCTCGGGAGCTGTAATTGTAGGTTTCAATACATCAATGGCATCTGGGGCCAAAAGGGCAGCCGATTCCTCAGGTGTTGACGTTAGGGACTATGAAGTAATTTATAAGCTTTTAGAAGATATTCAACTAGCAATGGAAGGTTTATTAGAGCCTGAGTTAGTAGAAGAATCACTTGGGGAAGCTGAGGTAAGAGCAATATTCACCATTGGCAGAAGTGCAGTTGCAGGCTGCTATGTGATCAACGGTAAGCTACAGCGCAATTGCAAAGTAAGGGTTAAACGAGGGAATGAAATAGTCTTCGCAGGAGACCTAGACTCGCTTAAACGAAATAAAGATGATGTCAAAGATGTCGCAACAGGCTTTGAATGTGGCCTAGGCTCTGACAGATTCTCGAATTGGAAAGAGGGAGATCTAATTGAAGCCTTTAAGATGGTGACTCAAAAACGCAAGTTAAATGCATAA
- a CDS encoding YlxR family protein, with protein sequence MTYKPVLRRCVACRKVIDRNQLFKVTKDHKDGVVLEGGMGRSAYICPNETCLEEAWRRKRIEKALRCKVNCNVIESLQDRLNRGNDSISEAR encoded by the coding sequence GTGACCTATAAGCCCGTCCTACGTCGTTGTGTTGCTTGTAGAAAAGTGATTGATCGCAATCAACTATTCAAAGTAACCAAAGATCATAAGGATGGAGTAGTTCTCGAAGGCGGTATGGGCAGATCTGCCTATATATGTCCCAACGAGACTTGCCTCGAAGAAGCTTGGCGTCGCAAACGTATTGAGAAAGCCTTGAGATGTAAGGTGAATTGCAACGTTATAGAAAGTCTTCAAGATCGACTAAATCGCGGCAATGATTCAATCTCTGAGGCAAGATAA
- the nusA gene encoding transcription termination factor NusA codes for MALVLLPGLNNLIEDISEEKKLPTQVVEAALREALLKGYERYRKTLYLGISQDPFEEEYFSNFDVGLDLEAEGYRVLASKIIVEEIESEDHQIALSEVMQVADDAQIGDTVVLDVTPEKEDFGRMAATTTKQVLAQKLRDQQRRMIQEEFADLEDPVLTARVIRFERQSVIMAVSSGLGRPEVEAELPRKDQLPNDNYRANATFKVYLKEVSEIPRRGPQLFVSRSNAGLVVYLFENEVPEIQEGSVKIVAVAREANPPSRSVGPRTKVAVDSNEREVDPVGACIGARGSRIQQVVNELRGEKIDVIRWSSDPIEYICNSLSPSRVEMVRLVDPEGQHAHVLVPPDQLSLAIGREGQNVRLAARLTGWKIDIKNSQEYDQTAEDAVVAELIAQREEEEALQKEAEDRIAAEQAARAEEDARLRELYPLPEDEEDYNEDSDEASGVELTIEDDIKNDSNEEEIETEENHEPEEGAR; via the coding sequence ATGGCTCTTGTTCTTCTCCCTGGCCTGAATAACTTAATCGAAGACATAAGTGAGGAAAAGAAACTCCCCACTCAAGTCGTAGAAGCTGCTCTTCGAGAAGCCTTATTAAAAGGTTATGAAAGATATCGGAAGACTCTTTATCTAGGAATAAGTCAAGATCCATTTGAAGAAGAGTACTTTAGTAATTTTGATGTGGGCCTAGATCTTGAAGCGGAAGGATATAGAGTTTTAGCAAGTAAAATAATAGTTGAAGAGATTGAAAGCGAAGACCATCAAATAGCTTTATCCGAGGTCATGCAAGTTGCTGATGATGCCCAAATAGGCGACACAGTTGTACTTGATGTCACCCCTGAAAAAGAAGATTTTGGTCGTATGGCTGCGACAACTACCAAGCAAGTTCTTGCTCAAAAGCTTCGGGATCAACAACGAAGAATGATTCAAGAAGAATTTGCAGATCTTGAAGACCCTGTCCTAACAGCAAGGGTTATACGTTTCGAGCGTCAATCTGTAATTATGGCAGTTAGTTCAGGACTAGGAAGACCCGAAGTAGAAGCAGAACTTCCACGAAAAGATCAACTGCCCAATGATAATTATCGAGCGAATGCAACATTCAAGGTTTACCTCAAAGAAGTAAGCGAAATCCCTCGAAGAGGGCCACAACTTTTTGTAAGCAGGTCAAATGCTGGTCTTGTAGTTTATCTTTTTGAAAATGAGGTTCCTGAAATTCAAGAGGGTTCTGTAAAAATTGTTGCAGTGGCTAGAGAAGCTAATCCTCCATCAAGATCTGTTGGGCCTCGAACAAAAGTTGCTGTAGATAGTAATGAAAGAGAGGTAGATCCTGTTGGAGCTTGCATAGGTGCTCGTGGATCAAGAATTCAGCAGGTAGTAAATGAATTAAGGGGAGAGAAAATCGATGTAATTAGATGGTCTTCAGATCCAATTGAATACATTTGCAATTCACTAAGTCCTTCAAGAGTGGAAATGGTTAGATTGGTTGATCCAGAAGGCCAACACGCTCATGTTCTTGTACCGCCTGATCAATTAAGTCTTGCTATAGGTAGAGAAGGACAAAATGTTCGTCTTGCAGCCCGATTAACTGGATGGAAGATAGATATCAAGAATTCTCAAGAATATGATCAAACAGCAGAAGATGCTGTAGTTGCTGAACTAATAGCACAAAGAGAAGAAGAAGAAGCTCTTCAAAAAGAAGCAGAAGATCGTATAGCCGCAGAACAAGCTGCTAGAGCTGAAGAAGATGCTCGCTTGCGAGAGTTATATCCTTTACCTGAAGATGAAGAAGATTACAATGAAGATTCTGATGAGGCTTCTGGAGTTGAATTAACAATTGAAGATGATATTAAAAACGATTCAAATGAAGAAGAGATTGAAACTGAAGAAAATCATGAACCAGAGGAAGGAGCCCGGTGA
- a CDS encoding ribosome assembly cofactor RimP, whose translation MNSLVIDLKDLVNRTALDKGFEVIAVELHTHQNPMTIQVQIRPQGGGDVSLDDCALLNTPISDALDQSKLLQNPYILEISSPGLPDLLTTDRDFETFKGFPIEVSFIDDQESEVKKNGLLHEKSKDELKINSKGRVTIIPITSVIKVQLTTSKE comes from the coding sequence TTGAATTCCCTAGTCATAGACCTTAAGGATCTCGTAAACAGAACTGCCTTAGATAAGGGTTTTGAAGTAATTGCTGTTGAGCTACATACTCATCAAAATCCAATGACAATTCAAGTACAAATCCGTCCCCAAGGCGGAGGTGATGTATCACTAGATGATTGTGCTCTTTTAAACACTCCAATTAGTGACGCATTAGACCAATCAAAATTACTCCAAAATCCTTATATTCTTGAAATAAGTAGCCCAGGCTTACCAGATTTATTAACAACAGATAGAGATTTTGAGACCTTCAAAGGATTCCCAATAGAAGTTAGCTTTATAGATGATCAAGAATCAGAGGTAAAAAAGAATGGATTGCTTCATGAAAAATCAAAGGATGAATTAAAGATTAATAGCAAAGGAAGAGTTACTATTATTCCAATTACAAGTGTGATTAAAGTTCAACTTACTACTTCAAAAGAATAA